In a genomic window of Kluyveromyces marxianus DMKU3-1042 DNA, complete genome, chromosome 7:
- a CDS encoding Zn(II)2Cys6 transcription factor domain-containing protein (GAL4[cd00067], GAL4-like Zn2Cys6 binuclear cluster DNA-binding domain) has product MIDVKKEALENSSIGKVIGDVDANVKDGSDASTPVEKKKKQRKTRSTAGCFTCRLKRMKCDEKRPICSRCNRNMLTCIWPKEGNGRLTKEMRRSMKETIEPYAGMDPNKAHFVVAVEEDGKLQITTEDTERHSTGKSKTKVNFTGAGTSKDVKSLDKIVIKSPIVVHADSTDFKQVSPDKPGTASIDFVNYSYESKDKDFVKLERDKTTSTLSSSEEDSINDAFFSTLLENMPGAASDTRVVSRATANNLQQFNVIGSDPDFFWGKVFDMNFTKPLMTPNFNIISPLPSMATLPAADDTSMQPDSLLLSQFGEKDCYVLDNEQTGEIYLNLLQNFKDWSKLNDDDDDLLSIANILSKYAFTEKELLLYFTCVHYFFPAIGPQPTLPQLTTTETFLPLIKQHAVVKDVFLCCGATFLEWCQPSKYSDVAEELYQKSRTKLKQMTKEGTIKGDETWAFACFQLLCLTDKFRKGSGTSMTDRCVDNLAHSFNIIKKKIKLIQTQGSTATDRMLIESFMYNYTVSLLVARDLSKLPSPFSKNFYELTKILKSPLFDGCDVNWINNPILGSSVEAFEMLAKVSYLSRFPLPLRETEWIERGKRLLEECLYYTPPSLPDEVKNDPQKYATYRPSLLCGSIISKACYLLLSKILRFTEFKIDDFEIQGVVKYTIKSLCAVEKGNPLLCILLWSLLIIGAFTIDMEDRLVIKEYLRSASETIHTYGALKIADFLDLIWQQKNIDLLFVRENLSQVVI; this is encoded by the coding sequence ATGATAGACGTTAAGAAAGAGGCTCTGGAAAATTCCTCTATTGGGAAAGTGATAGGGGATGTCGATGCGAATGTCAAGGATGGTAGCGATGCTTCGACTCCggttgagaagaagaagaagcagagaaaGACTAGATCTACAGCTGGATGTTTCACTTGTAGGCTGAAACGGATGAAATGTGATGAGAAGAGGCCGATTTGTAGCAGGTGTAATCGCAATATGCTGACTTGTATATGGCCGAAAGAGGGAAATGGTAGGTTAACGAAAGAAATGCGCCGATCGATGAAGGAGACGATAGAGCCGTATGCTGGCATGGATCCCAACAAGGCGCATTTTGTGGTTGCTGTTGAAGAGGATGGGAAGCTACAAATCACCACTGAAGATACGGAGCGACACAGTACTGGGAAATCAAAGACCAAAGTAAACTTTACCGGTGCAGGCACGAGTAAAGATGTGAAAAGCTTAGATAAGATAGTCATTAAGAGTCCAATTGTGGTTCATGCGGATTCGACAGATTTCAAGCAGGTTTCCCCAGACAAGCCTGGGACTGCGTCGATCGATTTCGTGAACTACAGTTACGAATCCAAGGACAAAGACTTTGTTAAGTTGGAAAGAGATAAAACCACATCCACGTTGTCCAGTAGCGAAGAAGATTCGATCAACGATGCGTTTTTCTCGACACTACTTGAGAACATGCCTGGTGCAGCATCAGATACCAGAGTAGTGTCTAGAGCCACTGCGAACAACCTGCAACAGTTCAATGTGATTGGATCCGATCCCGACTTCTTTTGGGGTAAAGTCTTTGACATGAATTTCACCAAGCCGCTGATGACCCCAAACTTCAATATCATCTCGCCACTGCCATCAATGGCTACGTTGCCTGCGGCAGACGACACCTCGATGCAGCCGGACTCGTTGTTACTGAGCCAATTTGGAGAAAAGGATTGTTACGTGCTGGATAATGAACAAACAGGTGAGATATACCTAAACCTTTTacaaaacttcaaagaCTGGTCCAAGCTGaatgacgacgacgatgactTGTTGTCTATCGCGAACATTTTGTCCAAGTACGCCTTTACAGAGAAGGAGCTGTTGCTGTACTTCACCTGTGTGCACTATTTCTTCCCAGCGATCGGCCCGCAACCGACGTTGCCGCAGTTAACCACCACGGAGACCTTCTTGCCGCTCATCAAGCAGCACGCAGTGGTGAAAGACGTGTTCTTGTGCTGCGGCGCGACTTTCTTGGAATGGTGTCAACCAAGCAAATACAGCGACGTTGCTGAAGAGCTGTATCAGAAGAGCCGCACCAAATTGAAGCAAATGACCAAAGAGGGCACCATCAAGGGAGATGAGACGTGGGCGTTTGCCTGCTTCCAGCTCCTGTGTCTCACGGACAAGTTCAGAAAGGGGTCCGGAACCTCAATGACCGACCGGTGTGTCGACAACCTGGCGCACTCtttcaacatcatcaagaagaagatcaagctCATACAGACCCAGGGCTCCACGGCCACGGACCGGATGCTCATCGAGAGCTTCATGTACAACTACACCGTCTCGCTGTTGGTGGCACGTGACCTGTCCAAGCTCCCATCTCCCTTCAGCAAGAACTTCTACGAGCTCACCAAGATATTGAAGTCGCCGCTATTCGACGGCTGCGACGTGAACTGGATCAACAACCCGATCCTGGGCTCGAGTGTCGAGGCCTTCGAGATGTTGGCGAAAGTGTCCTATCTGAGCAGGTTTCCGCTACCGCTAAGAGAAACAGAGTGGATAGAGCGAGGCAAGCGACTACTAGAAGAATGTCTCTACTACACGCCTCCAAGCCTGCCAGACGAAGTCAAGAACGACCCGCAAAAGTACGCTACCTACAGGCCCAGTCTCTTGTGCGGTTCCATTATCAGCAAGGCGTGCTACCTCCTACTAAGCAAGATCCTTCGTTTTACAGAGTTCAAGATAGACGATTTCGAGATCCAAGGCGTTGTCAAGTACACCATCAAGAGTCTGTGTGCTGTCGAAAAGGGCAACCCGCTTCTCTGTATTCTACTCTGGTCGCTACTAATCATTGGCGCTTTCACTATAGATATGGAAGACAGGCTCGTGATAAAAGAGTACTTGCGCAGCGCTTCAGAAACAATCCATACGTACGGCGCTCTGAAGATAGCCGATTTCTTGGACCTGATCTGGCAGCAGAAAAATATCGACTTGCTCTTTGTCAGGGAAAACCTGAGCCAGGTCGTAATATGA
- the STE7 gene encoding mitogen-activated protein kinase kinase STE7, giving the protein MAVEVLSQEASGGPDTSNLFRPKTLKRKNLKHLTLQPAASGDDSPKAGSTSPLEGSVGSNVTRKQPTLEAIASLNRDTSLQSISVLPGSSSASDMSSITSGTTPTMPMAMGAAVSVSAANAGSGMAQNQDETATLTTQIARLSLTPENGIQLENLVRLSKIGAGNSGTVVKTLHVPDSSIIAKKTIPVENKEVLKNQLVRELTIMKNVKAHDNIVGFYGAFYDPSTTNEIVILMEYMDCGSLDKILTVYRSDCQRKNLPISCKTSWFNEMTLSRISYCVLNGLIYLYDNYKIIHRDIKPSNILISSKGSVKICDFGVSTTLINSLADTFVGTSTYMSPERIQGGRYTTKGDVWSLGLMIIELSTGEFPLGGHHDTPEGILDLLQRIVNEPAPRLPKHEHFSIQMTDFVNRCCIKEERGRSSLKELICHDFICKYNTRDTIAKEFRHWCKKVKKRIKEDKMIKREESERNKAEKRQLEKAALAVTAARSSGSVRR; this is encoded by the coding sequence ATGGCCGTCGAAGTGTTAAGCCAAGAGGCTTCCGGTGGACCAGACACATCGAACTTGTTTCGACCCAAGACCCTCAAACGAAAGAACTTGAAACATCTGACGTTACAGCCTGCTGCTTCTGGCGATGACAGCCCGAAAGCCGGCAGCACGAGCCCGCTGGAAGGATCTGTGGGCAGCAATGTCACGAGGAAACAGCCCACTTTGGAGGCAATTGCGTCTCTCAACAGGGACACGTCTTTGCAGAGCATTTCTGTGCTTCCCGGCAGTTCGAGCGCGTCAGATATGTCATCAATTACAAGCGGGACCACGCCCACGATGCCCATGGCTATGGGCGCAGCTGTGTCAGTATCTGCAGCAAACGCAGGTTCCGGCATGGCCCAGAACCAGGATGAAACAGCAACCCTTACTACACAGATTGCAAGGCTGTCGCTTACGCCGGAAAACGGAATCCAGCTCGAAAACCTCGTTCGCTTGAGCAAGATCGGTGCAGGGAACTCGGGAACAGTCGTCAAGACGTTGCACGTGCCGGACTCCAGTATCATAGCCAAGAAGACTATCCCAGTCGAGAATAAAgaagtgttgaagaacCAGCTGGTCAGAGAATTAACAATCATGAAAAACGTCAAGGCCCACGATAACATCGTTGGGTTTTACGGCGCATTCTACGACCCGTCAACAACAAACGAGATCGTAATACTGATGGAGTACATGGATTGCGGCTCGCTGGACAAAATCCTCACCGTGTACCGTTCCGATTGCCAAAGGAAAAACTTGCCGATATCGTGCAAGACGTCGTGGTTCAACGAAATGACGCTTTCCAGAATCTCATACTGCGTTTTGAACGGACTTATTTACCTATACGACAACTACAAGATCATCCACAGAGACATTAAACCTTCCAACATCCTTATCAGCTCCAAGGGTAGCGTTAAGATCTGTGATTTCGGTGTTTCAACGACACTGATAAACTCCCTCGCAGACACTTTTGTTGGAACATCCACTTACATGTCACCAGAACGTATCCAGGGTGGCAGGTACACCACTAAGGGCGATGTTTGGTCACTCGGACTGATGATAATAGAGTTGTCCACCGGGGAATTCCCACTTGGTGGTCACCACGACACTCCAGAAGGTATACTTGATCTTTTACAACGAATCGTCAACGAACCAGCGCCAAGGTTACCGAAACATGAACACTTTTCAATCCAGATGACTGATTTTGTTAACAGATGTTGCATAAAAGAGGAGAGGGGAAGATCCTCTTTGAAGGAACTCATCTGCCATGATTTTATCTGCAAATATAACACAAGAGACACAATTGCAAAAGAGTTCAGGCATTGGTGTAAGAAAGTCAAGAAGCGGATTAAAGAGGATAAAATGataaagagagaagagtcagaaagaaataagGCAGAAAAAAGACAATTAGAAAAAGCAGCCCTAGCGGTTACCGCAGCAAGGTCCTCTGGATCCGTTAGAAGAtaa
- the DMO2 gene encoding Dmo2p, with translation MSSNITSLFNPPPQRELSENETKDCVPCQIMATLFSLGFGGYLASGKPFQYSEVEKKKGVTMEEFIKRNPKWWVSSARAFGGALIAFGFVRGTEGWLWNKDKTYKTYK, from the coding sequence ATGTCCAGCAATATTACTAGTCTGTTTAATCCACCCCCACAGAGAGAATTATCTGAAAATGAGACCAAAGATTGTGTACCATGTCAAATAATGGCTACTCTATTCTCACTTGGTTTTGGTGGGTACTTGGCTAGTGGGAAACCTTTCCAATATAGTGAggtggagaagaagaagggagTGACTATGGAGGAGTTTATTAAACGGAATCCCAAATGGTGGGTTTCGTCGGCTAGAGCTTTTGGCGGAGCTTTAATAGCGTTTGGATTTGTAAGAGGGACCGAGGGATGGTTGTGGAATAAGGACAAGACGTATAAGACGTATAAATAA
- the CMR1 gene encoding Cmr1p, with translation MGELTEFQLKRLENIKRNNELLKKLNLSNISSEIKREAGVDENGGPHKEKKKRNTGAKRVTKREPKPAPIPTRRSRRLRGETVDGDGIPNVNDNQLLKMGQTENSSRDMEALEQLKNTAVSGDVKIADLIKSENEDDLLDKFSSFAKMNFSSGDFFKELQKHQKPTPEVQQLQEDFDLKLYDIFQPNEIKLTFERISAAYFHPSVDKKLVICGDTAGNVGLWNVRETEPEDEMEEPDITRVKLFTKNVGRIDTFATDSSRLLTASYDGSLRSINLENMQSEEILVLKNEYDDALGISDFQFSYDDPNTVFLTTLSGEFTSFDTRTKPSDLSLKRLADKKIGSFSINPKRPYEIATGSLDRTLKIWDTRKLVDKPEWSQYEDFPSLEVVSVYDSRLSVSAVSYSPMDGTLVCNGYDDTIRLFDVSNVPDRELQPKLTLKHNCQTGRWTSILKARFKPNMDVFAIANMKRAIDIYNSAGVQLAHLPTATVPAVLSWHPTQNWIVGGNSSGKAFLFTDKAA, from the coding sequence ATGGGTGAATTAACAGAGTTTCAGCTAAAAAGGcttgaaaatattaagaGGAACAATGAGTTGTTAAAGAAGCTAAATTTGAGCAACATCTCATCTGAGATCAAACGCGAAGCTGGCGTGGATGAAAATGGGGGCCCacataaagaaaagaagaagaggaataCGGGTGCTAAAAGGGTTACAAAACGGGAGCCTAAGCCTGCGCCAATTCCTACaagaagatccagaagACTTAGAGGGGAAACAGTCGATGGGGATGGCATTCCTAACGTCAACGATAATCAGCTTCTGAAGATGGGACAGACAGAGAACAGCAGCCGTGATATGGAGGCATTGGagcaattgaagaacaCTGCGGTGTCAGGGGATGTTAAGATTGCGGATTTGATAAAGAGCGAAAACGAGGATGATTTATTGGATAAGTTTAGCAGTTTTGCTAAAATGAACTTTTCATCTGGAGATTTCTTCAAGGAATTACAAAAACACCAGAAGCCAACCCCGGAGGTCCAACAGCTACAAGAGGATTTCGATCTAAAATTATATGACATATTCCAACCCAATGAAATTAAGTTGACCTTTGAGCGGATCTCTGCAGCATATTTCCATCCTTCCGTCGATAAGAAGCTTGTGATCTGCGGTGATACGGCTGGTAACGTTGGCCTATGGAACGTCCGTGAAACTGAACCCGAGGATGAAATGGAGGAGCCTGACATCACAAGGGTCAAATTATTTACGAAAAATGTGGGAAGGATTGACACATTTGCTACGGATAGTAGCAGACTTCTAACAGCTTCTTATGATGGGTCATTAAGATCTATAAATCTAGAAAATATGCAGAGCGAAGAGATTCTGGTATTAAAGAATGAATACGACGATGCATTGGGTATCAGCGATTTCCAGTTTAGTTATGATGATCCAAATACGGTATTTCTCACCACATTAAGTGGTGAGTTTACCAGTTTCGACACCCGTACTAAACCTTCAGATCTaagtttgaaaaggttGGCGGACAAAAAGATCGGTTCTTTTAGTATCAATCCCAAGAGACCCTATGAGATAGCTACCGGTTCATTGGATAGAACGCTTAAAATCTGGGATACAAGAAAGTTAGTTGATAAACCCGAATGGTCGCAGTACGAGGATTTCCCATCGCTAGAGGTTGTGTCAGTGTACGATTCTAGACTCAGTGTTTCTGCAGTATCGTACTCTCCTATGGATGGAACACTAGTGTGTAATGGTTACGATGACACAATTAGGTTATTCGACGTCAGCAATGTTCCTGATCGTGAACTTCAGCCTAAGCTAACCCTAAAACATAACTGCCAAACGGGTAGATGGACAAGTATCTTGAAGGCCCGGTTTAAGCCAAATATGGACGTTTTTGCCATTGCTAACATGAAGAGGGCAAtcgatatatataacagCGCCGGTGTGCAATTGGCCCACCTACCAACTGCGACTGTCCCCGCTGTGCTCAGTTGGCATCCGACCCAAAATTGGATAGTTGGGGGCAACTCCAGTGGGAAAGCCTTTTTATTTACAGACAAGGCCGCATAA